The DNA segment GCATCGCAGACACGAACGACAGGACGGCCTGGCTCTGCAGGAGCGCGCGGGTGTCGCTGCGCGGCTCGACGGTCGCCAAGGCGCGTGGGACCACACGGCTGAGTGCGTCGAGGTGCGACTTCGCGGCGTCGGCAACAGCCGGGTCGTCGGTGAGGCGGGCGACGTGCTGCATGAGCCGTGCCTGGGCGTGGACGGCCAGCACGAAGTCGCGCGGGCTGATGACGTTGGCGCGGGCGAGCAGTTCCGCGATCGCGGCTTGTGCGTCCGGCACGTGCGCGGGATGGCGCAGCGGGGCCGGCCGCGTGACCGGCTGCCGCAGTGGGCCGACGTCCGGCAGTGGGCCCTGCTGGGCCATGGAGAGGACGCGCTCGCCCGCAGCACGGAGCCCCTCTACTGCGGCCGTCGCGTAACGATCGGACAGCTCGGCGGGCGACACGGCGAGGCGCTCCTGCAATGCGCTCGACATACGGCTGGCCGCGTGCGAGATGTCGAGGTCGAGCAGGGCGGCCGCCTGGCTGAGCGCCGCCACGTCGGCCATCACGGACCACGCCTGGTGCTGCTGCGGGCGGGATTCCGGATCCGCCGAGCGCCAGGCGTGCCCGGCCACGGTCGCCGCCTTGACGAGGGACTGCCAGGCGGCCGACGTACCCGGTGCCGCTCGTGTCGCCATGACGTTGGAGACGGCAATTCCACCGGAGACGGTGTGCCTTTCGAGGGCGTCGCCGAGCGCACGGACCGGGTTCCGCTCCAGCAGCTCGATCGACGGTGCCGCCGGCAGCCGCTCGCGCTCGCGCTGTGGCCGCGCGGTCAGGTCACGGTGGACCTCGCGCAACAGCCGGATGAGCGCTCCATGGCCAGCCAGCGTCAGCTCAAGGTGCTTGGGCGTGCCCGGCTCCTTGGCGGCCAGGAGTCGCGCGACGTGGTGGCCCACGGCGTGCCACGACTCGCTCCACTGCTGGGCGTTCATCGCGGGGCCAGGACCCAGCGGTCGCCCGCCTGTCGTCGAGCTCTCATTGGCCACGACCGTCTCCGACTTATCCCTCGCTCGATGAGGACGGCGGGGCAGTCTCCCGCAGGGTTCGAGCCGCCATGCCCCATGGCACCAAACGCGACGGTGAGGACCCGGCTTCCTGCTCGATGAGGCGCTCAAGGGCCTCAGCGGCGTCGCGCGTTGCCCGCTGCCACGTGCCGCTGCGGACGTCCCGCGGCTCGATAGGTGCGTACGGAGGCGCGACGTCGAGCAGTGCGCCGTAGACGTCGGCGATCACGAGACGTGCCTCGCTCGGGACGTCGTCTCGTTGCAGGACACCGTCGAGGAGGGCCACTGCCTCTCGCAGCTCACGCGGTGCCTCCTGCGAGTCGCCCGTCGTGCTCACTGCTCGTTCTCGCTCTCGGGCGTGCGGTCGTCGGCGGCATCGGGTCCACGGCCGGTTTTCGCGGGTGCTGACGCCGCAGCTCTGGTGCGCGGCCGTCCGGGCAGGCGGACCTTCGGCACGTCCAGGCCCACCCGCTTGAGCTCGTCCTCCGTCCAGCCGGCCCGCAGTGCAGCGGCCCAGGCGCCGGCGTCCTCGCGCTCAGCCACCGCAAGCGCAGCGCTGGCGTCGAGGCGCCGCTGTCGTGCCTGCGCGAGCAGGCGCACCGCGGCGACCTTCTCGTCCAGCAGCGCACGCGCCGCCTTCTCGACGTGAGCGGTGTCCATCGTCGCTGCCCTCATGACGGACAGCCTACGTAAACTGTTATCCACAGCGCCAGTCCGTGTCGACTGTTGTGAACAACTCCGCCGGGCGCCCACCCTGGACAGAACGCACAGCCAGGAGGGAGCGGAGCAAGCTATGCACTTGCGTGCCGTAAGCGGTCGAGGCGCTGACGCCAGCCTCGCCCGAGGCGTGCCAGGGGGCACGGTCCCCGTGGCCGGGGTCGCTGCGCTGGGCCTGAGGGAGCACGTCGGATGACCGGCGGGACGTCTCGTGCCGGTGCGTTGCGCCGCCGGCGTCGCGCCAACGTGCCGGGTGGCCGGCACCACTCCCATCGGGTGCTGGTGACACCGGAGGAGGAGGCAGTCCTCGTCCGGCTCGCGGAGGCCTCGAGGGTGACGGTGCCGAGGCTGCTTATCGAGGCGGCGATGAGCGGCGGCGGTGAGACGCCGACGGAGCGCCGCGACGCCGTCGCGGGCCTCTACTCGGTCCGGCGGCTGCTTGCCGCTGTCAGTAACAACGTGAACCAGCTCGCGCGTCACGCCAACTCGGGCTTCGGCTTCCCCGATGAAGCCGCGGCGACGCTGGTGGCCGTGCGGCGGGTCGTCGTGCGGATCGACGCGGTCGTCGAGGCGTTGAGCGAGCCGTGATGCCGAACATCACCCGCGGCAGCCGCATGGGTGGGTTGTTGGCGTACCTGCAGGGCCCGGGGCGAGCGAACGAGCACACGGACCCGCACCTGGTTGCCGGCGACGTGTCCGTCATGACGTTGCACGGCAATGCCGTCCTCGACCGCCCCACGGCGCTTGCCATCGCCGCGCAGCTCGACCAGCCGCGTCGCGCCTTCGGCGTCGAGGTCGCAGGAGGGTCGGTCTGGCATTGCTCGCTCAGTCTTCGCGCGGACGAGGGCCAGTTGAGTGATGAGCAGTGGGCAGAGATCGCGCGCGACTTCGTCGAGGGGATGGGCTTCTCGGACGAGACCCGCACCGACGAGGACGGTCAGGTCGTGGGACGAGCCGGGTGCCGGTGGGTGGCCGTTCGGCACGGGGTGTCCGCCAACGGCAACGACCACGTGCACCTCGCTGTGTCGCTGGTGCGAGAGGACGGCACGAAGGCGTCCGTGTGGAACGACCGGCGCACTGCCCAACGGATCGCCGGCGAGCTCGAGGCCCGGCACGGGCTGCAGGTGTTGGAGTCCCGCGCGGTCGGTCGAGGGGGACGTGGGTACAAGCCGGCGGAGCTCGCGACGGCGCAGCGTCGCGGCGACGTCGAGCCGGCCCGCGCGGCGCTCGCCCGCGCGGTGCGGGCCCACGCCGGTGCCGCAGCGGACGAGGCCGAATTTGTGCGTCGGCTTCGCCGCGGAGGGCTGCTCGTGCGACCTCGCTTCGCCACGGGTCGGGACGACGTCGTGGTGGGGTACTCGGTCGCCCTACGCCCGCCCGGGGGTGCGAAGGGGACGGCGGCCGAACGTCCCGTCTGGTACGGCGGCGGCCACCTGGACAAGGACCTCAGCCTGCCCCGACTCCGGCGGGAGTGGCCGGACACTCCGACCGGCGCGAGCGAGGCGGTGGCGGAGTGGAACGCCGCTCGCCGCGGCGCCCGCCTGGTGAGGCCGGGGCGGGAGGAACAGGAGCCTGCTCCGCGACTGTGGCAGGAGTACGGACGCGACATCGCGGCGCTTCGGGAGCGGCTTCGGCAGGTGCCCGTGACGGAGCGCGCGACGTGGGCGCACGTTGCGCATGAGACTGCGGGCGCGCTCGCCGCGTGGTCACTGCGTGTCGAGCAGCCCCCCGGTCCGCTCGCCGAAGCCGCTGACGCGCTGGCTCGGTCGGCGCATGTCAGGGCGGCCGACGTACCCGCGTCGCGCCTTTCCGACGTCTCGGCGGTGAA comes from the Aquipuribacter sp. SD81 genome and includes:
- the mobC gene encoding plasmid mobilization relaxosome protein MobC, with translation MTPEEEAVLVRLAEASRVTVPRLLIEAAMSGGGETPTERRDAVAGLYSVRRLLAAVSNNVNQLARHANSGFGFPDEAAATLVAVRRVVVRIDAVVEALSEP
- a CDS encoding relaxase, producing MPNITRGSRMGGLLAYLQGPGRANEHTDPHLVAGDVSVMTLHGNAVLDRPTALAIAAQLDQPRRAFGVEVAGGSVWHCSLSLRADEGQLSDEQWAEIARDFVEGMGFSDETRTDEDGQVVGRAGCRWVAVRHGVSANGNDHVHLAVSLVREDGTKASVWNDRRTAQRIAGELEARHGLQVLESRAVGRGGRGYKPAELATAQRRGDVEPARAALARAVRAHAGAAADEAEFVRRLRRGGLLVRPRFATGRDDVVVGYSVALRPPGGAKGTAAERPVWYGGGHLDKDLSLPRLRREWPDTPTGASEAVAEWNAARRGARLVRPGREEQEPAPRLWQEYGRDIAALRERLRQVPVTERATWAHVAHETAGALAAWSLRVEQPPGPLAEAADALARSAHVRAADVPASRLSDVSAVKGATLLLASLSRGGRGTVAQAILLRQLMNLAKAIHDAHVAVGEATRAAQVAAAARQQLRQVQLGLPVVRVHPDVQVGKPAARPGRATRVSPTEGASAAVGLLGSDPRSIKHRRVTPRPSAVADVEVGR